From Plectropomus leopardus isolate mb chromosome 4, YSFRI_Pleo_2.0, whole genome shotgun sequence, the proteins below share one genomic window:
- the elf2b gene encoding ETS-related transcription factor Elf-2b isoform X5 yields the protein MATSQHEGHANLDLLIRAVEASVHGTSIHCSDKTIEAAEALLRMDSPSSLREDRSPETYVPPCIVTPDFLHAAMRPDMIAETEVEISTEECCEEEDEEMVSLLEEPDPGQEPVRKRKAGRKPKTHQSAISNGSLDLGIKKKPREGKGSTTYLWEFLLDLLQDKNTCPRYIKWTQREKGIFKLVDSKAVSKLWGKHKNKPDMNYETMGRALRYYYQRGILAKVEGQRLVYQFKEMPKNIVIIDDDKADMPSPEDLIATETVSYERVPPPSDMLLQASGLSSSKKPNILRGGNRANVVHASVPSKTAAGGGAAMMAGAQRVVSSDGSQTQQSHTAIIPTATGPRTVRVAMQVPVVMTTSLGQKISTVAVQQPTGTMGAAGHTSLLTNTSAGNTNSQQKVVIQTIPTMVPATAENGDKITVQLAKIITIPAHQLTQCQLQTSTGSNKSSVGGSPAGISLLGSPLTVRTLAPVNVAPGTQVMRLTVPTQTQQQTLVVSQPGSGAGVVTVSTANHPVTAQPRIISGIINASELVIGAPAAGGVTVEKLKAAGVPVQSVPVPVAVQQNQMNPKPAKSVQTEAVDAEVVIKLETPGVTIKTEEPEC from the exons tggagGCGTCTGTCCATGGCACCAGTATCCACTGCTCTGATAAGACCATTGAGGCTGCAGAGGCTCTGCTCCGCATGGATTCACCTTCCAGCCTTAGAGAGGACCGCAGCCCAG AGACCTATGTCCCGCCCTGTATAGTGACGCCAGATTTCCTTCATGCTGCCATGCGTCCCGACATGATTGCAGAGACGGAGGTGGAGATCTCGACAGAGGAGTGCtgtgaggaagaggatgaggagatgGTCAGCCTGCTGGAAGAACCAGATCCAGGCCAAGAGCCTGTCAGGAAGAGGAAAG CAGGAAGGAAGCCAAAGACGCATCAGTCAGCTATTTCCAACGGCTCACTGGACCTCGGCATCAAGAAGAAGCCCAGAGAGGGGAAAG GCAGCACCACCTACCTGTGGGAGTTCCTGTTGGACCTCCTCCAGGACAAGAACACCTGTCCCAGGTACATTAAGTGGACCCAGAGAGAGAAGGGCATCTTCAAACTGGTCGACTCGAAGGCCGTGTCCAAATTGTGGGGCAAACACAAGAACAAGCCAGACATGAACTATGAGACCATGGGACGGGCACTCAG ATATTACTACCAGCGCGGCATCCTTGCTAAGGTGGAGGGCCAGCGGCTGGTGTACCAGTTCAAAGAGATGCCCAAAAACATCGTCATCATCGATGACGACAAAGCAGACATGCCCTCCCCCGAGGATCTGATCGCCACTGAGACTGTATCCTATGAGCGAGTTCCACCTCCATCAGACATGCTGCTGCAGGCAAGCGGGCTGTCATCCTCAAAGAAGCCGAACATCCTGAGGGGTGGGAACAGGGCCAATGTGGTCCATGCCTCGGTCCCCAGcaagacagcagcaggaggaggcgcAGCGATGATGGCAGGGGCACAGAGAGTCGTGTCATCGGATGGAAGTCAGACTCAGCAGTCTCACACGGCCATCATCCCCACTGCCACCGGGCCCAG GACAGTGCGGGTGGCGATGCAGGTGCCTGTTGTCATGACGACATCACTGGGTCAGAAGATCTCCACTGTTGCTGTGCAGCAGCCGACAGGAACAATGGGGGCAGCTGGCCACACCTCCCTCCTCACCAACACCTCAGCTGGTAACACCAACTCCCAACAGAAG GTTGTGATCCAGACCATCCCCACCATGGTCCCAGCCACAGCGGAGAACGGAGACAAGATCACTGTCCAGCTGGCCAAGATCATTACCATCCCGGCCCACCAGTTAACTCAGTGTCAGCTCCAGACCTCTACGGGCTCAAACAAGTCCAGCGTCGGGGGGTCCCCAGCGGGCATCAGCCTCCTTGGGAGCCCCCTGACGGTCCGGACCCTGGCACCAGTCAATGTCGCCCCGGGAACACAAGTGATGAGGCTCACTGTGCCGACGCAGACACAACAACAGACTCTGGTGGTGTCTCAGCCTGGTAGCGGGGCGGGAGTAGTAACGGTATCGACAGCCAATCATCCGGTGACAGCACAGCCTCGGATAATCAGCGGCATCATTAACGCTTCCGAGCTGGTGATCGGAGCACCAGCAGCCGGGGGGGTCACCGTGGAGAAGCTGAAGGCTGCAGGAGTACCGGTCCAAAGTGTGCCGGTACCAGTGGCAGTCCAGCAAAACCAGATGAACCCAAAACCTGCCAAGAGTGTCCAGACAGAGGCCGTTGATGCTGAGGTGGTGATCAAACTGGAAACACCCGGCGTGACGATAAAGACTGAAGAGCCCGAGTGTTAA
- the elf2b gene encoding ETS-related transcription factor Elf-2b isoform X4: MATSQHEGHANLDLLIRAVEASVHGTSIHCSDKTIEAAEALLRMDSPSSLREDRSPETYVPPCIVTPDFLHAAMRPDMIAETEVEISTEECCEEEDEEMVSLLEEPDPGQEPVRKRKAGRKPKTHQSAISNGSLDLGIKKKPREGKAGSTTYLWEFLLDLLQDKNTCPRYIKWTQREKGIFKLVDSKAVSKLWGKHKNKPDMNYETMGRALRYYYQRGILAKVEGQRLVYQFKEMPKNIVIIDDDKADMPSPEDLIATETVSYERVPPPSDMLLQASGLSSSKKPNILRGGNRANVVHASVPSKTAAGGGAAMMAGAQRVVSSDGSQTQQSHTAIIPTATGPRTVRVAMQVPVVMTTSLGQKISTVAVQQPTGTMGAAGHTSLLTNTSAGNTNSQQKVVIQTIPTMVPATAENGDKITVQLAKIITIPAHQLTQCQLQTSTGSNKSSVGGSPAGISLLGSPLTVRTLAPVNVAPGTQVMRLTVPTQTQQQTLVVSQPGSGAGVVTVSTANHPVTAQPRIISGIINASELVIGAPAAGGVTVEKLKAAGVPVQSVPVPVAVQQNQMNPKPAKSVQTEAVDAEVVIKLETPGVTIKTEEPEC, encoded by the exons tggagGCGTCTGTCCATGGCACCAGTATCCACTGCTCTGATAAGACCATTGAGGCTGCAGAGGCTCTGCTCCGCATGGATTCACCTTCCAGCCTTAGAGAGGACCGCAGCCCAG AGACCTATGTCCCGCCCTGTATAGTGACGCCAGATTTCCTTCATGCTGCCATGCGTCCCGACATGATTGCAGAGACGGAGGTGGAGATCTCGACAGAGGAGTGCtgtgaggaagaggatgaggagatgGTCAGCCTGCTGGAAGAACCAGATCCAGGCCAAGAGCCTGTCAGGAAGAGGAAAG CAGGAAGGAAGCCAAAGACGCATCAGTCAGCTATTTCCAACGGCTCACTGGACCTCGGCATCAAGAAGAAGCCCAGAGAGGGGAAAG CAGGCAGCACCACCTACCTGTGGGAGTTCCTGTTGGACCTCCTCCAGGACAAGAACACCTGTCCCAGGTACATTAAGTGGACCCAGAGAGAGAAGGGCATCTTCAAACTGGTCGACTCGAAGGCCGTGTCCAAATTGTGGGGCAAACACAAGAACAAGCCAGACATGAACTATGAGACCATGGGACGGGCACTCAG ATATTACTACCAGCGCGGCATCCTTGCTAAGGTGGAGGGCCAGCGGCTGGTGTACCAGTTCAAAGAGATGCCCAAAAACATCGTCATCATCGATGACGACAAAGCAGACATGCCCTCCCCCGAGGATCTGATCGCCACTGAGACTGTATCCTATGAGCGAGTTCCACCTCCATCAGACATGCTGCTGCAGGCAAGCGGGCTGTCATCCTCAAAGAAGCCGAACATCCTGAGGGGTGGGAACAGGGCCAATGTGGTCCATGCCTCGGTCCCCAGcaagacagcagcaggaggaggcgcAGCGATGATGGCAGGGGCACAGAGAGTCGTGTCATCGGATGGAAGTCAGACTCAGCAGTCTCACACGGCCATCATCCCCACTGCCACCGGGCCCAG GACAGTGCGGGTGGCGATGCAGGTGCCTGTTGTCATGACGACATCACTGGGTCAGAAGATCTCCACTGTTGCTGTGCAGCAGCCGACAGGAACAATGGGGGCAGCTGGCCACACCTCCCTCCTCACCAACACCTCAGCTGGTAACACCAACTCCCAACAGAAG GTTGTGATCCAGACCATCCCCACCATGGTCCCAGCCACAGCGGAGAACGGAGACAAGATCACTGTCCAGCTGGCCAAGATCATTACCATCCCGGCCCACCAGTTAACTCAGTGTCAGCTCCAGACCTCTACGGGCTCAAACAAGTCCAGCGTCGGGGGGTCCCCAGCGGGCATCAGCCTCCTTGGGAGCCCCCTGACGGTCCGGACCCTGGCACCAGTCAATGTCGCCCCGGGAACACAAGTGATGAGGCTCACTGTGCCGACGCAGACACAACAACAGACTCTGGTGGTGTCTCAGCCTGGTAGCGGGGCGGGAGTAGTAACGGTATCGACAGCCAATCATCCGGTGACAGCACAGCCTCGGATAATCAGCGGCATCATTAACGCTTCCGAGCTGGTGATCGGAGCACCAGCAGCCGGGGGGGTCACCGTGGAGAAGCTGAAGGCTGCAGGAGTACCGGTCCAAAGTGTGCCGGTACCAGTGGCAGTCCAGCAAAACCAGATGAACCCAAAACCTGCCAAGAGTGTCCAGACAGAGGCCGTTGATGCTGAGGTGGTGATCAAACTGGAAACACCCGGCGTGACGATAAAGACTGAAGAGCCCGAGTGTTAA